One window of Flavobacteriales bacterium genomic DNA carries:
- a CDS encoding aldehyde dehydrogenase family protein yields the protein MSNTITSSEKATEQHGLFTPANYINGTWKKEGDGSFNTVVDKYHGTELTRIPHATAAQMEEAIAAAYTSRATVHKLSAGERNEKLEALAKLIEKRADKLAMLIVQEAGKPIGYAKGEIARCITTVRTAAAEALRFTGEMTPIDFGAGAGKTAFTKRFPIGVIGAITPFNFPLNLVLHKVAPAMATGCPVVLKPAPQAPLSALALAAMMEEIGWPKGAFSVLLCGNPVAELLVKDERVAMLSFTGSDKVGWHLKAICGKKKVALELGGNAAVIIDEGTDLAAAAKSVAMGANLYAGQTCISTQRIFVVKPEFEKFRDLLVKEYKALKAGDPADASVSVGPIIDKGHFERIGSWLDEAVKGGAKLLAGGKPVDPKRNVFAATLLTDTKHSMKVDCAEVFGPIAVVESVKDFAAGIARVNDSNYGLQAGVFTNNFNHVKKAHEELEVGGVIINSIPGFRVDSMPYGGIKDSGLGREGLKYAMEEMSEPRLIVY from the coding sequence ATGTCGAACACGATCACCTCCTCGGAAAAAGCCACTGAGCAGCACGGGCTGTTCACTCCCGCCAACTACATCAATGGCACCTGGAAGAAGGAGGGTGACGGTAGCTTCAACACCGTGGTGGACAAGTACCACGGCACCGAGCTGACGCGGATCCCGCACGCCACCGCGGCCCAGATGGAGGAGGCCATCGCCGCCGCGTACACCAGCCGTGCCACCGTGCATAAGCTGAGCGCCGGGGAACGCAACGAAAAGTTGGAGGCCTTGGCCAAGCTGATCGAAAAGCGCGCGGACAAGCTCGCGATGCTGATCGTGCAGGAAGCCGGAAAACCCATCGGTTATGCCAAGGGCGAGATCGCGCGCTGCATCACCACCGTTCGCACCGCCGCCGCAGAGGCGCTGCGGTTCACCGGCGAAATGACACCGATCGACTTCGGTGCAGGTGCCGGAAAAACGGCCTTCACCAAGCGCTTTCCCATCGGTGTTATCGGAGCGATCACACCGTTCAACTTCCCGCTGAACCTGGTGCTGCATAAGGTGGCACCGGCGATGGCCACGGGCTGCCCCGTAGTGCTGAAGCCAGCGCCACAAGCGCCGCTGAGCGCATTGGCATTAGCCGCCATGATGGAGGAGATCGGCTGGCCGAAGGGCGCTTTCAGCGTGCTGCTCTGCGGCAACCCCGTCGCTGAATTGTTGGTGAAGGATGAGCGCGTGGCCATGCTCAGCTTCACCGGAAGCGACAAAGTGGGCTGGCACTTGAAGGCGATCTGTGGAAAGAAGAAAGTGGCGCTGGAGCTCGGAGGCAATGCTGCGGTGATCATTGATGAAGGCACCGACCTCGCCGCCGCCGCCAAGAGCGTGGCCATGGGCGCGAATCTCTACGCGGGGCAAACGTGCATCAGCACACAGCGGATTTTCGTGGTGAAGCCCGAGTTTGAAAAATTCCGCGACCTGCTGGTGAAAGAATACAAAGCATTGAAGGCCGGCGACCCCGCCGACGCGTCGGTATCCGTAGGACCGATCATCGACAAGGGCCACTTCGAGCGCATCGGTTCTTGGCTGGACGAAGCAGTGAAAGGCGGTGCCAAACTGCTGGCCGGCGGCAAGCCCGTGGATCCCAAGCGCAACGTCTTCGCGGCAACACTGCTCACAGACACCAAGCATTCCATGAAAGTGGATTGCGCGGAAGTCTTCGGGCCGATCGCCGTCGTGGAATCAGTGAAGGACTTTGCCGCAGGCATCGCCCGCGTGAACGACAGTAACTACGGCCTACAGGCGGGCGTGTTCACCAATAACTTCAACCACGTAAAAAAGGCGCACGAGGAGCTGGAGGTCGGCGGTGTCATCATCAACAGCATCCCGGGCTTCCGCGTCGACAGCATGCCCTACGGCGGCATCAAGGACAGTGGCCTGGGCCGCGAAGGGCTGAAGTACGCGATGGAGGAAATGAGCGAGCCGCGATTGATAGTGTATTGA
- a CDS encoding aldehyde dehydrogenase family protein, whose protein sequence is MDSTSATSAFRTNELAALRTCFDSGATRPYRARRDALKALKRALKKHEEALLNAMHADMRKPRFEAYMADIGIVYAEINDALESLSEWMQPEDVPTPISLWPASSSIHPQPLGVVLIISPWNYPVVLALSPLVGAIAAGNCAVVKPSNEAPQTAMVLQQMITEAFRKDHVFVVQGSGSAVVPPLIDAFNFDHIFFTGSTAVGRKILLQAAPQLTPVTLELGGKSPAIVDRNANIDQAAKRIAWSKFFNAGQTCIATDHALVHASVMEPFLAAFAKHTENFYGKEPLQSPHYARLVNDKNFERVRGYLGDGRIITGGQHDATERYIAPTVLTDVSLISSVMQEEIFGPILPAIPWNEPEEVLAIVRRNPTPLALYVFSKSRSAQRYFTERIAFGGGCINHCLLHFGNTELPFGGVGTSGMGRYHGKRSFDLFSHHKGIVSAGSLPEPGIQYPPYSGWKERMLRGAMK, encoded by the coding sequence ATGGATTCCACATCAGCCACATCCGCGTTCCGGACCAATGAACTGGCCGCCCTACGCACCTGTTTCGACAGCGGCGCCACACGGCCCTACCGTGCCCGCCGCGATGCCCTGAAGGCCCTGAAGCGTGCATTGAAGAAGCACGAGGAAGCGTTGCTCAATGCCATGCACGCCGACATGCGCAAGCCACGTTTCGAGGCTTACATGGCCGACATTGGGATCGTATATGCGGAGATCAACGATGCGCTGGAAAGCCTGAGCGAATGGATGCAGCCCGAGGATGTTCCCACGCCGATCAGCCTGTGGCCCGCGAGCAGTTCCATCCATCCACAACCATTGGGCGTGGTGCTCATCATCTCCCCCTGGAACTATCCGGTGGTGCTTGCACTTTCACCGCTTGTGGGCGCCATCGCCGCGGGGAACTGTGCCGTGGTGAAGCCCAGCAATGAAGCTCCGCAGACCGCCATGGTGCTGCAGCAGATGATCACGGAGGCGTTCCGGAAAGATCATGTGTTCGTTGTGCAGGGATCCGGCAGCGCGGTGGTCCCGCCGTTGATCGACGCCTTCAATTTTGATCACATTTTCTTCACCGGGAGCACGGCCGTGGGCCGGAAGATCCTGTTGCAGGCCGCACCGCAGCTTACGCCCGTCACCTTGGAACTCGGTGGGAAAAGCCCCGCCATCGTGGACCGGAATGCCAACATCGATCAAGCGGCGAAGCGCATCGCATGGAGCAAGTTCTTCAACGCTGGCCAGACCTGTATCGCCACCGATCACGCCTTGGTGCATGCCTCGGTGATGGAACCTTTCCTCGCTGCCTTCGCGAAGCACACGGAGAACTTTTACGGCAAGGAGCCGCTGCAAAGCCCGCATTACGCACGGCTGGTGAATGACAAGAATTTTGAGCGCGTGAGAGGATACCTCGGCGATGGTCGCATCATTACTGGCGGCCAGCATGATGCAACGGAGCGCTACATCGCCCCCACCGTGCTCACGGATGTTTCGCTCATCAGCTCCGTGATGCAGGAGGAGATCTTCGGCCCGATCCTACCGGCGATCCCGTGGAACGAACCGGAGGAGGTGCTCGCGATCGTGCGCCGGAATCCCACGCCGCTGGCGCTATATGTCTTCAGCAAGAGCCGTTCGGCCCAGCGCTATTTCACGGAACGCATCGCCTTCGGCGGCGGGTGCATCAACCATTGCCTGCTGCACTTCGGCAATACGGAACTACCGTTCGGTGGCGTGGGCACCAGCGGCATGGGACGCTACCACGGCAAGCGCAGCTTTGACCTGTTCAGCCACCACAAAGGCATTGTGAGCGCCGGATCGCTGCCGGAACCGGGCATCCAATATCCGCCCTATTCCGGTTGGAAAGAGCGTATGCTGCGCGGGGCAATGAAGTAA
- a CDS encoding glycosyltransferase, with protein sequence MKLRPGVSVILPFYNMATSLDAAIASIADQSFTEWELLLIDNASSDESTVIAKRWVANDDRIRVIQELNIGIAKALNTGLAHAQGRHIARMDADDISHPERFAKQVAYLDAHPEIDALGTQTTFNTTVERSSGMRWFTKWQNAILTPHDHYVKRFVDAPLAHPTVMFRRELVEQHGGYDTGPLPEDHELWLRWMNAGVRFAKLPEELLTWNDHAQRLSRTHANYSVDAFFTTKAKWLAKWLKRKLNNRSVIIAGTSRMCRERARMLEAEGITVHAFTDVKSRVVPGYAFIPHGGLPASGKAFIVSFISQRGTGDRIAEFLVSRGMVEGEDFILAA encoded by the coding sequence ATGAAGTTGCGACCTGGCGTTTCCGTGATCCTCCCCTTCTACAATATGGCCACCTCGCTCGATGCCGCCATCGCCAGCATTGCCGACCAATCCTTCACAGAGTGGGAACTGTTGCTGATCGACAATGCTTCTTCGGATGAAAGCACCGTTATCGCCAAACGCTGGGTGGCGAATGACGATCGCATCCGCGTGATCCAAGAGCTGAACATCGGCATCGCGAAAGCGCTCAACACCGGGCTAGCACACGCACAAGGCCGCCACATCGCCCGGATGGACGCCGACGACATCAGCCATCCTGAACGCTTCGCGAAACAGGTGGCCTATCTGGATGCGCATCCGGAGATCGATGCGTTGGGAACTCAAACAACATTCAATACAACAGTAGAAAGGAGCAGCGGCATGCGCTGGTTCACGAAGTGGCAGAATGCGATCCTAACGCCGCATGACCATTACGTAAAACGATTCGTGGACGCACCGCTCGCACATCCCACCGTGATGTTCCGCCGCGAACTGGTGGAGCAGCATGGCGGTTACGACACCGGTCCGCTGCCGGAGGACCATGAGCTTTGGCTGCGCTGGATGAACGCCGGAGTGCGCTTCGCGAAACTGCCCGAGGAATTGCTCACTTGGAATGACCATGCGCAACGGCTCAGTCGCACGCATGCCAACTACAGTGTGGATGCTTTCTTCACCACCAAGGCGAAGTGGTTGGCCAAGTGGCTGAAGCGGAAATTGAACAACCGTTCCGTCATCATCGCCGGCACCAGCAGGATGTGCCGGGAACGTGCCCGGATGCTGGAGGCGGAAGGCATCACCGTCCACGCCTTCACCGATGTGAAATCACGCGTTGTTCCGGGCTATGCATTTATCCCGCACGGCGGACTTCCGGCTTCCGGGAAAGCATTTATCGTCTCCTTCATCTCACAGCGCGGCACGGGTGATCGCATTGCGGAGTTCCTAGTTTCGCGGGGAATGGTGGAGGGAGAAGATTTCATTCTGGCGGCATAG
- the uvrC gene encoding excinuclease ABC subunit UvrC — protein MPAPLNVRDKVSLLPNKPGVYQFFDSDGKILYVGKATSLRSRVGSYFVKNHHDGKTRVLVSHITDLRTIVVETPYDALLLESSLIKEYQPRYNILLRDDKSYPWIRIRNEHYPRIEGMRNPEDDGSEYFGPFASVRAMRTLLKLVHKLYKLRTCNYDLSPANLAKGKYKRCLEYHLGNCRAPCEGLQDEAEYNANVAQARQLVKGRIRGVVRLLKEQMHAHAEKLEFEEAEEVRDQLEQLEKYQARSTVVNPDIGDVDVYGLARNTFSTFVNYLRVIDGAVVQGITIELKRKLDEPDDEVLQLAIAELRQRYRSNAPEAIVPMDPGIEMPELHFTIPQRGDKKHLLDLSSRNAQYFMLDKQKQESLVDPEAATDRILEQLKQDLRLSELPRHIECFDNSNTQGTDPVSACVVFKDAKPSKKDYRHFNIRTVEGPDDFASMEEAVERRYARLITDGEPMPQLVVIDGGKGQLHAALNVFDRLGLRGKVALVGIAKNLEEIFFPGDPYPLHIDKRSTSLRLIQHMRNEAHRFGITHHRGKRSKRTVRTALEDIPGIGPGTAQKLLKRFGSIKGLREAASEEVVAEIGAKKAEVVLKGLAVSE, from the coding sequence ATGCCTGCTCCTTTAAACGTCCGCGACAAGGTCTCCCTGCTTCCCAACAAGCCCGGTGTGTACCAGTTCTTCGACAGCGATGGCAAGATCCTCTACGTCGGCAAGGCCACCAGCCTAAGGAGCCGCGTTGGCAGCTACTTCGTCAAGAACCACCACGACGGCAAGACGCGGGTGCTGGTGAGCCACATTACCGACCTGCGCACCATCGTGGTGGAAACGCCCTACGACGCTTTGTTGCTCGAGAGTTCGCTGATCAAGGAATACCAGCCGCGCTACAACATCTTGTTGCGCGACGACAAGAGCTACCCGTGGATCCGCATCCGCAACGAGCACTACCCGCGCATCGAGGGTATGCGCAATCCGGAGGACGACGGCTCCGAGTATTTCGGCCCATTCGCCTCGGTGCGTGCCATGCGGACTCTCCTGAAGCTCGTCCACAAGCTGTACAAACTGCGCACCTGCAACTACGACCTCAGCCCGGCGAACCTCGCCAAGGGCAAGTACAAGCGCTGTTTGGAGTACCACCTCGGGAACTGTAGGGCCCCTTGCGAAGGATTGCAGGACGAAGCGGAGTACAACGCCAACGTCGCACAGGCCAGGCAATTGGTGAAGGGGCGCATCCGCGGTGTGGTGCGGCTCCTGAAAGAGCAAATGCACGCCCATGCTGAAAAGTTGGAATTCGAGGAAGCGGAGGAGGTGCGTGATCAGCTCGAGCAGTTGGAGAAGTACCAGGCCCGCAGCACCGTAGTGAACCCTGACATCGGCGACGTGGACGTGTACGGGCTGGCGCGCAACACGTTCAGCACCTTCGTGAACTACCTCCGCGTGATCGATGGTGCCGTCGTCCAGGGCATCACCATCGAGCTGAAACGCAAGCTGGACGAGCCCGATGACGAGGTACTGCAACTGGCGATCGCCGAACTACGCCAGCGCTACCGCAGCAACGCGCCCGAGGCCATCGTGCCAATGGACCCGGGCATCGAAATGCCGGAACTGCACTTCACCATTCCCCAGCGCGGCGACAAAAAGCACCTGCTGGACCTCAGCTCGCGCAACGCGCAGTACTTCATGCTGGACAAGCAGAAGCAGGAATCACTGGTGGACCCCGAGGCCGCCACCGACCGCATCCTCGAACAGCTCAAGCAGGACCTCCGCCTCAGCGAATTGCCGCGCCACATCGAGTGCTTCGACAACAGCAACACCCAAGGCACCGACCCCGTGAGCGCCTGCGTGGTCTTCAAGGACGCCAAGCCCAGTAAGAAGGATTACCGCCACTTCAACATCCGCACCGTGGAAGGGCCGGACGATTTCGCCAGCATGGAAGAGGCCGTGGAACGGCGTTATGCGAGACTGATCACCGATGGCGAACCAATGCCGCAATTGGTGGTGATCGATGGCGGCAAGGGCCAATTGCACGCCGCCCTCAATGTCTTCGACCGCCTCGGCCTGCGTGGAAAGGTCGCACTGGTCGGCATCGCGAAGAACCTCGAGGAGATCTTCTTCCCCGGTGATCCCTATCCGCTGCACATCGACAAGCGCAGCACCAGCCTGCGGCTCATTCAGCACATGCGCAACGAGGCCCACCGTTTCGGCATCACGCACCACCGCGGCAAACGCAGCAAACGCACCGTGCGCACCGCATTGGAGGACATCCCCGGCATCGGCCCCGGCACCGCACAGAAACTGCTCAAGCGCTTCGGCTCCATCAAGGGCCTCCGCGAAGCCGCGAGTGAAGAAGTGGTAGCGGAGATCGGCGCGAAGAAGGCGGAGGTGGTGCTGAAGGGGCTGGCGGTGTCTGAGTGA
- the lipB gene encoding lipoyl(octanoyl) transferase LipB — translation MRTIHFKDLGPIDYAIAWDYQRELFQATIARKVANRELPLEQQTPTDDHLLFCEHPHVYTLGKSGKAAHLLLNEEGLRREGVQFFPIDRGGDITYHGPGQIVGYPIFDLDHHFTDVHRFLRTLEEAVIGTLEAYKIKAGRIEGLTGVWLDGDDPAKARKICAFGIKASRWVTMHGFAFNVNTDLSYFDHIVPCGIADKGVTCMAKELGGLLDMQGVKDRLKLELADLFDVELV, via the coding sequence GTGAGAACGATCCATTTCAAGGACCTTGGCCCCATCGATTACGCCATTGCGTGGGACTACCAGAGGGAGCTTTTCCAAGCCACCATCGCGCGTAAGGTAGCCAATCGGGAGCTGCCTTTGGAGCAACAAACGCCAACGGATGATCACCTCCTGTTCTGCGAGCATCCGCACGTGTACACCTTGGGCAAGAGCGGCAAGGCGGCGCACCTGTTGCTGAACGAGGAGGGTTTGCGCCGAGAAGGAGTTCAGTTCTTTCCGATCGACCGCGGCGGCGACATCACCTACCACGGCCCAGGCCAGATCGTGGGCTATCCCATCTTCGACCTCGACCACCACTTCACCGATGTACACCGTTTCCTGCGCACCTTGGAAGAGGCTGTGATCGGCACGCTGGAGGCCTACAAGATCAAAGCGGGACGGATCGAAGGCCTCACCGGTGTATGGCTCGATGGCGACGACCCTGCCAAGGCGCGGAAGATCTGTGCGTTCGGCATCAAGGCCAGCCGCTGGGTCACCATGCACGGCTTCGCGTTCAATGTGAACACGGACCTGAGCTACTTCGACCACATCGTTCCCTGCGGCATCGCGGACAAAGGCGTCACCTGCATGGCGAAGGAGCTGGGCGGCCTGCTGGACATGCAAGGCGTGAAGGACCGGCTGAAGCTGGAGCTGGCGGACCTGTTCGACGTGGAGCTGGTGTGA
- a CDS encoding serine hydrolase has product MRTILKILLWLVGIIAVLITLCYITGNGHIVKGVRFTYLMGRSGPEIDDRDFFASNVILADDPQPWPKSPRYGKLSLTDAQLIALQKLNTVGFVVIKDDSLLFEDYFEGWRDDSVSNSFSVAKSYISVLVGIAMKEGKIPDLHAHVGQYLPEFDTFDECHKKITLWNLLTMSTGLDWSESGASPFSDNAKGYYGSDVSRLAMDQPCREEPGQEFDYISGSTQIMSDVLQKIYGMPLNDLVREKIWKPLGAEHDAYWGKDRKDGDFKAFCCLYATARDFGRIGQLWLDSGMWKGTRIVPEEYWKESITPAKLMDKGEPNDRYGYYWWLATVDGMPMYYCRGYHGEYVVVIPQERLIMVRTGMKWEEHNDVGHPKDVFEYTEIARAVAAEKP; this is encoded by the coding sequence ATGCGCACCATTCTTAAGATCCTCCTTTGGCTCGTCGGCATCATCGCGGTGCTGATCACCCTGTGCTACATCACCGGCAACGGCCACATCGTGAAGGGTGTGCGCTTCACCTACCTTATGGGGCGTAGCGGGCCGGAGATCGATGACCGGGATTTCTTCGCTTCCAACGTCATCCTTGCGGATGACCCGCAGCCATGGCCGAAAAGCCCACGCTATGGCAAGCTGTCACTCACCGATGCACAGCTCATCGCGCTCCAAAAGCTGAACACGGTGGGTTTCGTGGTGATCAAGGACGACAGCCTGCTCTTCGAGGATTATTTCGAGGGCTGGCGCGACGACTCCGTGAGCAACAGCTTCAGCGTGGCGAAGAGCTACATCAGCGTACTGGTGGGCATTGCGATGAAGGAGGGCAAGATCCCCGACCTGCATGCACATGTGGGCCAGTACTTGCCGGAGTTCGACACCTTCGATGAATGCCACAAGAAGATCACCTTGTGGAACCTGCTCACCATGAGCACCGGTCTGGACTGGAGCGAGAGCGGCGCCAGCCCGTTCAGTGACAACGCCAAGGGCTACTACGGGAGTGATGTGAGCCGATTAGCGATGGACCAGCCTTGCCGGGAGGAGCCGGGCCAGGAATTCGACTACATCAGCGGCAGCACGCAGATCATGTCCGATGTGTTGCAGAAGATCTACGGCATGCCGCTGAACGACCTGGTGCGGGAGAAGATCTGGAAGCCGCTCGGCGCGGAGCACGACGCCTATTGGGGCAAGGACCGCAAGGATGGCGACTTCAAGGCGTTCTGTTGCCTGTATGCCACTGCGCGCGACTTCGGCCGCATCGGGCAGTTATGGTTGGACAGCGGCATGTGGAAGGGCACCCGCATCGTTCCGGAGGAATACTGGAAGGAGTCGATCACGCCGGCGAAGCTGATGGACAAGGGCGAACCTAACGACCGCTACGGCTACTACTGGTGGCTCGCGACCGTGGACGGTATGCCGATGTACTACTGCCGAGGCTACCATGGCGAGTACGTGGTAGTGATCCCGCAGGAACGATTGATCATGGTGCGCACCGGGATGAAGTGGGAGGAGCACAACGACGTCGGGCACCCGAAGGACGTGTTCGAGTACACGGAGATCGCTCGAGCGGTGGCGGCGGAGAAACCTTGA
- a CDS encoding 3'-5' exonuclease — protein sequence MRADHVKDLSKILFLDIETVPAVREFSELDERTAKLFGDKTRFEQERGGKTAEEVYGDRAGIFSEFGKIICIGVGGLKREGGGHAMRVTSFHGDDERDVLHRFVDMLNKNYSTDDHWLCGHNGREFDFPWIARRCIVHGIKLPKLLDVGGLKPWEVGFLDTMNMWSFGDRKNFTSLALLTHILGIPTPKDDISGADVARVYYEDKDLERIATYCKKDVVATAQLYLRLRGEAVVKEKDIALV from the coding sequence ATGCGAGCCGATCACGTGAAAGACCTGAGCAAGATCCTCTTCTTGGACATCGAGACCGTGCCTGCCGTCCGGGAGTTCAGCGAGCTGGACGAACGCACCGCGAAGCTCTTCGGCGACAAGACACGCTTTGAACAGGAGCGTGGCGGGAAGACGGCGGAGGAGGTTTATGGCGACAGGGCAGGTATTTTTTCCGAGTTCGGGAAGATCATCTGCATCGGTGTGGGTGGGCTGAAGCGGGAGGGCGGCGGCCACGCCATGCGCGTCACCTCGTTCCATGGTGATGATGAGCGGGATGTCCTCCACCGCTTTGTGGATATGCTCAACAAGAACTACAGCACGGACGACCACTGGCTGTGCGGCCACAACGGCAGGGAGTTCGACTTCCCGTGGATCGCGCGGCGCTGCATCGTACACGGCATCAAGCTGCCGAAGCTGCTGGACGTGGGCGGCCTGAAGCCGTGGGAAGTGGGCTTTCTCGACACCATGAACATGTGGAGCTTCGGCGACCGCAAGAACTTCACCTCGCTGGCGCTGCTCACGCACATCCTCGGAATCCCCACGCCCAAGGACGACATCTCCGGTGCGGACGTGGCGCGTGTGTACTACGAGGACAAGGACCTTGAGCGCATCGCCACCTACTGCAAGAAGGACGTGGTGGCCACGGCGCAGCTGTATCTGCGGTTGCGCGGGGAAGCTGTGGTGAAGGAGAAGGATATTGCGTTGGTGTGA